A genomic region of Corallococcus macrosporus contains the following coding sequences:
- a CDS encoding S9 family peptidase yields the protein MRPLVTVALLLLGMPVLAQEPSSFLRQYAETGRFMNGRPVGARITPDEKSVLFLRTSPTSNVRMLYAFDVASGQTRELLTPEALLKGGEETLSPEEKARRERMRMSARGFTSYSLSEDGKRLLVPLSGRLYVVDLATGKSTEVKTGSGVIDPRLSPDGKQVAYVREHDVYRVDLAANQEKRVTQGGTADKTHGLAEFVAQEEMGRFSGYWWSPDAKFIAYAESDTSGVEKLTVVDVMHPEQPGASFPYPRAGKANAKVRLGITPVTGGKTVWAQWDARKYPYLATVKWDKGGPLTLLVQNRHQTEEQLLAVDPATGRTRVLLTERDAAWIDLHQEFPLWLEDGSGFLWYTDRNGASEVELRKANGELDRSVVKPGAGFRALSRYVEKDQTLYFTGDPNPTESHLWRVKLGGTPEKVATSTPGPSVEGGSVSKSGGLVVLNTQGPKSMLRTVVLKSDGTKLGELPEVAQEPSFTPNFEVRQVGARKFWTSLVKPRDFKPGQKLPVIVDIYGGPITTVVHQSMSMHLLDQWMADQGFLVVKVDGRGTPLRTAEWNRAVKYDFATITLDDQIEAVQALAKEVPELDLGRVGITGWSFGGYMAALAVMKRPDFFKAGVAGALVTDWRDYDTHATERCLGLPEENPQAYDVSNLLTYAKKEGPIGALLVIHGTADDNVYFFHALKLSDALFRAGKPHQLLPLAGFTHMVADPIVTQRQYERVIAHFQQNLK from the coding sequence ATGCGTCCACTCGTCACCGTCGCGCTGCTCCTCCTGGGGATGCCGGTCCTGGCCCAGGAGCCTTCGTCCTTCCTCCGCCAGTACGCCGAGACAGGCCGCTTCATGAACGGGCGCCCGGTCGGCGCACGCATCACGCCGGACGAGAAGTCCGTCCTCTTCCTGCGCACGTCCCCCACGTCCAACGTGCGGATGCTCTACGCGTTCGACGTGGCCAGCGGTCAGACGCGCGAGCTGCTCACGCCGGAGGCCCTCCTCAAGGGCGGGGAGGAGACGCTGTCTCCGGAAGAGAAGGCCCGCCGTGAGCGCATGCGCATGAGCGCCCGGGGCTTCACGTCCTACAGCCTGTCCGAGGACGGCAAGCGCCTCCTGGTGCCGCTCTCCGGCCGCCTCTACGTGGTGGACCTCGCGACGGGAAAATCCACGGAGGTGAAGACGGGCTCCGGCGTCATCGACCCGCGCCTCTCCCCGGACGGCAAGCAGGTCGCGTACGTGCGTGAGCATGACGTGTACCGGGTGGACCTGGCCGCCAACCAGGAGAAGCGCGTCACGCAGGGCGGCACGGCGGACAAGACACACGGCCTGGCGGAGTTCGTCGCGCAGGAGGAGATGGGCCGCTTCTCCGGCTACTGGTGGAGCCCGGACGCGAAGTTCATTGCCTACGCGGAGTCCGACACCTCCGGCGTGGAGAAGCTCACCGTCGTGGACGTGATGCACCCGGAGCAGCCCGGTGCGTCCTTCCCCTATCCGCGCGCGGGCAAGGCGAACGCGAAGGTGCGCCTGGGCATCACGCCCGTCACCGGAGGCAAGACCGTGTGGGCGCAGTGGGACGCGCGGAAGTATCCGTATCTGGCCACGGTGAAGTGGGACAAGGGCGGGCCGCTGACGTTGCTCGTGCAGAACCGGCACCAGACGGAGGAGCAGTTGCTCGCGGTGGATCCGGCGACGGGCAGGACGCGCGTGCTCCTCACGGAGCGGGACGCGGCGTGGATCGACCTGCACCAGGAGTTCCCACTGTGGCTGGAGGATGGCTCCGGCTTCCTCTGGTACACCGACCGCAACGGCGCCTCGGAGGTGGAGCTGCGCAAGGCGAACGGCGAGCTGGACCGCTCCGTGGTGAAGCCGGGCGCCGGCTTCCGGGCCCTCTCGCGCTACGTGGAGAAGGACCAGACGCTGTACTTCACCGGCGACCCGAACCCCACGGAGAGCCACCTGTGGCGCGTGAAGCTCGGTGGTACGCCGGAGAAGGTGGCCACCAGCACCCCCGGCCCCTCCGTGGAGGGTGGCAGCGTTTCCAAGAGCGGTGGCCTCGTCGTCCTCAACACGCAGGGTCCCAAGAGCATGCTGCGCACCGTCGTGCTCAAGAGCGACGGCACGAAGCTGGGCGAGCTGCCGGAAGTGGCGCAGGAGCCGTCCTTCACGCCGAACTTCGAGGTCCGCCAGGTGGGCGCGCGGAAGTTCTGGACCTCGCTCGTGAAGCCGCGTGACTTCAAGCCGGGCCAGAAGCTGCCCGTCATCGTGGACATCTACGGCGGCCCCATCACCACGGTGGTGCACCAGTCCATGTCCATGCACCTGCTCGACCAGTGGATGGCGGACCAGGGCTTCCTGGTGGTGAAGGTGGACGGCCGCGGTACGCCGCTGCGCACCGCGGAGTGGAACCGCGCGGTGAAGTACGACTTCGCCACCATCACGCTGGATGATCAGATTGAAGCCGTGCAGGCGCTGGCGAAGGAAGTGCCGGAGCTGGACCTGGGCCGCGTGGGCATCACCGGCTGGAGCTTCGGCGGTTACATGGCCGCCTTGGCCGTGATGAAGCGCCCGGACTTCTTCAAGGCCGGGGTCGCGGGAGCGCTGGTGACGGACTGGCGCGACTACGACACGCACGCGACCGAGCGGTGCCTGGGGCTGCCGGAAGAAAACCCCCAGGCCTACGACGTCAGCAACCTGCTGACGTACGCGAAGAAGGAGGGGCCCATCGGGGCGCTGCTGGTCATCCACGGCACCGCGGACGACAACGTCTACTTCTTCCACGCGCTGAAGCTGTCGGATGCCCTCTTCCGCGCGGGCAAGCCGCACCAGCTGCTGCCCCTGGCCGGCTTCACGCACATGGTGGCGGACCCCATCGTCACACAGCGTCAGTACGAGCGCGTCATCGCCCACTTCCAGCAGAACCTGAAGTAG
- a CDS encoding S9 family peptidase — protein sequence MRQVLTAAALLLMSSAPSIAQERKPSAMAPSQKQPDTFLRQYAETRRFQSGRPVGTRITPDEKSVLFLRTSPTSNVQMLYAFDVANGQSRELLTPESLLKGGEETLSPEEKARRERMRVSARGFTSYNLSEDGNQLLVPLSGRLYVVDRATGKSTELKTGAGVIDPRLSPDGKQVAYVREHDVYRVDLAANQEKRVTQGGTAQKTHGLAEFVAQEEMSRFSGYWWSPDSKSIAYTESDTSDVEKLTIVDVMHPEKGGEIFPYPRPGKANAKVRLGITPVTGGKTVWAQWDAQKYPYLATVKWDKGGPLTLVVQNRLQTEEQVLAVDPASGKTRVLLTEKDDAWVELAQDYPLWLEDGSGFLWYTERNGGPEVELRKANGELDRSVVKPDAGYRNLARFVQADKTLFFTGDPNPTESHLWRVKAGGAPEKVATGTSGPAVEGGLVSKNGGLIVLNTQGPKAMPRTVVLKGDGTKLGELPEVAQEPSFTPNFEVRQVGPKKFWTSLVKPRDFKPGQKLPVIVEVYAGPTVTVVHQSMAAHLLSQWFADHGFLVVKVDGRGTPLRTAEWNRAVKHDFATVTLDDQIEAVQALAKEVPEMDLSRVGITGWSFGGYMAALAALKRPDFFKAAVSGAPVVDWRDYDTHYTERYLGLPEESPKAYEVSSLLTYAKKDSPIGALLLIHGTADDNVYFFHTLKLSDALFRAGKPHQLLPLSGLTHMVPDPVVTERQYERVIAHFEQTLKK from the coding sequence ATGCGTCAGGTCCTTACCGCCGCCGCGCTTCTCCTCATGAGCAGCGCCCCCTCCATCGCCCAGGAGCGCAAACCCTCCGCCATGGCCCCTTCGCAAAAGCAGCCGGACACCTTCCTGCGTCAGTACGCCGAGACGCGCCGCTTCCAGAGCGGCCGCCCGGTGGGCACGCGCATCACCCCGGACGAGAAGTCCGTCCTCTTCCTGCGCACGTCCCCCACCTCCAACGTGCAGATGCTCTACGCGTTCGACGTGGCCAACGGCCAGTCGCGTGAGCTGCTCACCCCTGAATCCCTGCTCAAGGGTGGGGAGGAGACGCTGTCTCCGGAAGAGAAGGCCCGCCGCGAGCGCATGCGCGTGAGCGCCCGGGGCTTCACGTCCTACAACCTCTCCGAGGACGGCAACCAGCTGCTGGTGCCGCTCTCCGGCCGCCTCTACGTGGTGGACCGCGCCACGGGGAAGTCCACGGAGCTGAAGACGGGCGCTGGCGTCATCGACCCGCGCCTGTCTCCGGACGGCAAGCAGGTCGCGTACGTGCGTGAGCACGACGTGTACCGGGTGGACCTGGCCGCCAACCAGGAGAAGCGCGTCACGCAGGGCGGCACCGCGCAGAAGACGCACGGCCTGGCGGAGTTCGTGGCGCAGGAGGAGATGAGCCGCTTCTCCGGCTACTGGTGGAGCCCGGACTCGAAGTCCATCGCCTACACGGAGTCCGACACGTCCGACGTGGAGAAGCTCACCATCGTGGACGTGATGCACCCGGAGAAGGGCGGGGAGATCTTCCCGTACCCGCGTCCCGGCAAGGCGAACGCGAAGGTGCGCCTGGGCATCACGCCCGTCACCGGCGGCAAGACGGTGTGGGCGCAGTGGGACGCGCAGAAGTACCCGTACCTGGCCACGGTGAAGTGGGACAAGGGCGGGCCGCTGACCCTCGTGGTGCAGAACCGGCTCCAGACGGAGGAGCAGGTGCTCGCGGTGGACCCGGCCTCGGGCAAGACGCGCGTCCTGCTCACGGAGAAGGACGACGCCTGGGTGGAGCTGGCGCAGGACTACCCGCTGTGGCTGGAGGATGGCTCCGGCTTCCTCTGGTACACCGAGCGCAACGGCGGCCCGGAAGTGGAGCTGCGCAAGGCCAACGGCGAGCTGGACCGCTCCGTCGTGAAGCCGGACGCGGGCTACCGCAACCTCGCGCGCTTCGTGCAGGCGGACAAGACGCTGTTCTTCACCGGCGACCCGAACCCCACGGAGAGCCACCTGTGGCGCGTGAAGGCCGGCGGCGCTCCGGAGAAGGTGGCCACCGGCACCAGCGGCCCGGCCGTGGAGGGCGGGCTCGTCTCCAAGAACGGCGGCCTCATCGTCCTCAACACGCAGGGCCCCAAGGCCATGCCGCGCACGGTGGTCCTCAAGGGCGACGGCACGAAGCTGGGCGAGCTGCCGGAGGTGGCGCAGGAGCCGTCCTTCACGCCGAACTTCGAGGTCCGCCAGGTGGGCCCGAAGAAGTTCTGGACCTCGCTGGTGAAGCCGCGCGACTTCAAGCCCGGCCAGAAGCTGCCCGTCATCGTGGAGGTCTACGCGGGCCCCACCGTCACCGTGGTGCACCAGTCCATGGCCGCGCACCTGCTCAGCCAGTGGTTCGCGGACCACGGCTTCCTCGTGGTGAAGGTGGACGGCCGCGGCACGCCGCTGCGCACCGCCGAGTGGAACCGCGCGGTGAAGCACGACTTCGCCACCGTCACGCTGGATGACCAGATTGAAGCGGTGCAGGCGCTGGCCAAGGAAGTGCCGGAGATGGACCTGAGCCGCGTGGGCATCACCGGCTGGAGCTTCGGTGGCTACATGGCCGCGCTGGCCGCGCTGAAGCGCCCGGACTTCTTCAAGGCCGCGGTGTCCGGCGCCCCGGTGGTGGACTGGCGCGACTACGACACGCACTACACCGAGCGTTACCTGGGCCTGCCCGAGGAGTCGCCCAAGGCCTACGAGGTCAGCAGCCTGCTGACGTACGCGAAGAAGGACAGCCCCATCGGCGCGCTGCTGCTCATCCACGGCACCGCGGACGACAACGTCTACTTCTTCCACACGCTGAAGCTGTCGGACGCGCTCTTCCGCGCGGGCAAGCCGCACCAGCTCTTGCCCCTGTCCGGCCTCACGCACATGGTGCCGGACCCGGTCGTCACCGAGCGCCAGTACGAGCGCGTCATCGCCCACTTCGAGCAGACCCTGAAGAAGTAG
- a CDS encoding cold-shock protein, which translates to MATGTVKWFNDAKGFGFITQDGGGEDVFCHHTAINMDGFRTLAEGQKVEFEVTKGPKGLQAQNVRAA; encoded by the coding sequence ATGGCAACTGGTACCGTGAAGTGGTTCAACGACGCGAAGGGCTTCGGCTTCATCACCCAGGACGGCGGCGGCGAGGACGTGTTCTGCCACCACACCGCCATCAACATGGATGGGTTCCGCACGCTGGCCGAGGGCCAGAAGGTGGAGTTCGAAGTCACCAAGGGCCCGAAGGGCCTGCAGGCGCAGAACGTCCGCGCGGCGTGA
- the odhB gene encoding 2-oxoglutarate dehydrogenase complex dihydrolipoyllysine-residue succinyltransferase, with product MAVELKVPPLGESITEAVVGKWNKKQGESVSADEPLVVLETDKVTIDVPSPAAGSIASIAFKEGDKVRVGDVLGTIEAGAGAAASSPAAAAATPAPAQAAAPVASAAAQAGSDARITPTAKKMAEENRVDVGQLKGSGTGGRIMKEDVQGQLNRPAATPSAPPAPTAPSGPRPNAAREERVRMTPLRKRVAERLLQAQSNAALLTTFNEVDMGEVMALRKKYNDKFQAKHGVKLGFMSFFIRASVEALKAFPQINAEIDGEDVIFKHYYDIGVAVSGSRGLVVPVVRDADKLSLADLEKTVGDYGGRARNDKLTMADLTGGTFTITNGGIFGSMLSTPILNPPQTGILGMHNIVERPVARDGQVVIRPIMYIALTYDHRLVDGREAVQFLVRVKECIEDPERLLLDI from the coding sequence ATGGCCGTTGAACTGAAAGTCCCCCCGCTCGGCGAATCCATCACCGAGGCCGTCGTCGGCAAGTGGAACAAGAAGCAGGGTGAGTCTGTCTCCGCGGACGAGCCGCTCGTCGTGCTGGAGACCGACAAGGTCACCATCGACGTGCCCTCCCCCGCCGCGGGCAGCATCGCGTCCATCGCCTTCAAGGAGGGCGACAAGGTCCGCGTGGGCGACGTGCTGGGCACCATCGAGGCCGGTGCTGGCGCCGCTGCCTCCTCGCCCGCCGCTGCCGCCGCCACGCCCGCGCCCGCCCAGGCCGCGGCGCCGGTGGCGTCCGCCGCCGCCCAGGCCGGAAGCGACGCGCGCATCACCCCCACCGCGAAGAAGATGGCGGAGGAGAACCGGGTGGACGTGGGCCAGCTGAAGGGCTCCGGCACCGGCGGCCGCATCATGAAGGAGGACGTGCAGGGTCAGTTGAACCGCCCCGCCGCCACCCCTTCCGCGCCTCCGGCCCCCACCGCGCCGTCCGGCCCGCGTCCCAACGCCGCGCGCGAGGAGCGCGTGCGCATGACGCCGCTGCGCAAGCGCGTCGCCGAGCGCCTGCTCCAGGCCCAGTCCAACGCCGCCCTGCTCACCACCTTCAACGAGGTGGACATGGGCGAGGTGATGGCGCTGCGCAAGAAGTACAACGACAAGTTCCAGGCGAAGCACGGGGTGAAGCTCGGGTTCATGAGCTTCTTCATCCGCGCGTCCGTGGAGGCCCTCAAGGCGTTCCCGCAGATCAACGCGGAGATCGACGGCGAGGACGTCATCTTCAAGCACTACTACGACATCGGCGTGGCCGTGAGCGGCAGCCGTGGCCTGGTGGTGCCGGTGGTGCGTGACGCGGACAAGCTGTCGCTCGCGGACCTGGAGAAGACGGTCGGTGACTACGGCGGCCGGGCGCGCAACGACAAGCTCACGATGGCGGACCTCACGGGCGGCACGTTCACCATCACGAACGGCGGCATCTTCGGCTCCATGCTGTCCACGCCCATCCTGAACCCGCCGCAGACGGGCATCCTGGGCATGCACAACATCGTGGAGCGCCCCGTGGCCCGCGACGGCCAGGTGGTCATCCGGCCCATCATGTACATCGCCCTCACGTACGATCATCGCCTTGTGGACGGTCGCGAGGCGGTGCAGTTCCTCGTGCGCGTGAAGGAGTGCATCGAGGACCCCGAGCGCCTGCTGCTCGACATCTGA